The Littorina saxatilis isolate snail1 linkage group LG15, US_GU_Lsax_2.0, whole genome shotgun sequence genome contains a region encoding:
- the LOC138949200 gene encoding uncharacterized protein, with protein MACSLRLACVCLGVMSLVAWATAADLHHGLPAHLLQQASDENTVPHSRSKRWSGSKTSGFSGTGSGSGSGGFFIPVYQKTGVTGNSGTSGSWGSSGSWGVPMTGRVPFSGAQMMSGGVVPFSGTPMMMGTGGVPGYGSQMMSSGGVPFGGTPMMMGTGGVPFSGGFGAPQPASYIKQVSYFPQPNAGGVGSTFGGFGGNGFGMGGGGMMID; from the exons ATGGCGTGCAGTCTCCGCTTGGCGTGTGTATGCCTGGGTGTGATGTCCTTGGTGGCATGGGCCACAGCCGCAGATCTCCATCACGGCTTGCCTGCACACCTACTGCAACAAGCGTCCGATG AGAACACGGTCCCTCACAGTCGCAGCAAGCGGTGGTCAGGGTCCAAGACGTCAGGCTTCAGCGGCACCGGTAGCGGCTCTGGCAGCGGGGGCTTCTTCATCCCTGTCTACCAGAAGACCGGAGTCACGGGCAACTCGGGCACCTCGGGAAGCTGGGGCTCCTCGGGCAGCTGGGGCGTGCCCATGACCGGGAGGGTGCCCTTCTCTGGTGCCCAAATGATGTCAGGCGGAGTTGTGCCCTTCAGTGGAACTCCTATGATGATGGGCACTGGAGGCGTGCCAGGCTATGGAAGCCAGATGATGTCGAGCGGAGGTGTGCCCTTCGGTGGCACCCCTATGATGATGGGCACTGGGGGCGTGCCCTTCAGCGGGGGGTTTGGTGCCCCCCAGCCCGCGTCCTACATCAAACAGGTGTCCTACTTCCCCCAGCCCAACGCGGGAGGGGTAGGGTCGACGTTCGGAGGCTTTGGAGGGAATGGCTTTGGCATGGGCGGGGGTGGCATGATGATTGACTGA